ATGATCCACTGTTGCCACCACATTAAATAGATGGAAAACAATTCAGAAGACAATGACTAATTTGAAATTGTTCAACTTGGTTACAATAGGGTCCAATGAGCATGTAGTAGGCTTCAACTGTGAAAACCCTCAAGTATACATGAAGGCATAAAGCTTTAATCCTAAAAGTGTGACATTTGGAAGCATAACTCAGCTTGTTTAGTGCTCTTGTTTTCAGGTAGCCGAGGAGATGCCCATCACAGAGAAAGGGCAGGGTCCAGGCCCAACTGAGGCAGCACTGGCCACCACTCCCCTTGAAGATACCTTCTCCTACATCAGTAAGTGTCCACAATCCTCCAGGACTAATCTTACTCATCCATAACATTAAACACTCATCACATATCTTCAGGAATTCCAACATTAGACACAAAAGGTAAACACATTACTAAACTCTTGATTGCAATGTGgtccacttttttcttttcaaacaatGACCTGTCTGTGTCAGTTGTCCCGtctatttttctttctctccatGTTGACTTCCTCTGCCTGGAATTCTCTTTTTACTCATCTTCTCCACCTACCTCTATGCCAGTCTGTAACATTCCTTCTTCCTATTCCAGTGTCCAGGCTAGCAGATATGGATTCTGCGATCCACAGGCTGAATGTGTTTCAGTACAACCTGGATGTGAAGCTGTCCCAGCTGTCTGACAAGGTCATTCGCATGGATGCTAAGGTGGGCAAAATTCAGGATGAGACAGAGAGCATCTCCCGCATCAACAAGGAGAACCACAGAGAGATTGGTCGATTGGAAGGTACAGCATGCCCACTTATTATCTATAGTCCAAAAAATTGTTTGGAGACTTCAGCTGAAAATGAGTCTGATAATCCTGTGAGCAATATGGGTTATTGCAGGATTGAAATGCAAATGTCTGTAACCCAAGCCAATTCACTGATGCTAATGTAATTGGGTTTATCATGGTTTCTGCACCACCTGTTTTGAGTTACTGGGTACGGGTCCAGTTGAATAAGGAATATATATCTACATACATGCTCAGAGGAAGAGCTAAATTTGCCCTTGTACAGACCCTTCTTTTCAGTTTGGTCTGGAGACCTTTACCTCAGTGCTCAATCCCTCTCATCTTCCCTCTGCAGGTTGTCTAAAAGGCCATCGTGTGGTGCGAAAGTGTTTTCTGGTCTATCGTTTTTATGAGACCTATGCAGGCGCAGTCGAGTGGTGTCGCGAGCGAGGTGGGCGGATAGCTATGCCAAAGGACAAGAGGGAGTTAGCAGCCCTGGCCAAACACGCAAGAGAGTTTTTCCACCCCGGTAACTGGCCTCTCTGGATCGGTGTCTCAGACCGCCGCTCTGAAGGGCTCTACCTCTTTGAAGACGGGATCAGAGTCACCTTCTTCCAGTGGAACAAGCAACTTCTGTCCAGCCAGCCCGATGGAGGTAAGAGGGAGAACTGTGTGACGCTGACCTCCGATGATGGGGACTGGTGGGATACTGACTGTGAGAGACGCACGTACTTCGCTTGCGAGTTTGATGGCTGATCTGTCTGCAACCTCCCAACTGGATTTGCTGACACCAGGGTATAAGGGATCAGTCAACACAAATCTTAATTCATTATATTCAGAAAGTATTACTTTAAATTTGCTAttcaaactggattacaaatgaGTATACAAATGAACTTcgtgaatgtttaaataaatgaacttATCTGTAACCTTTTACCTGatgaaaaaacatgcattattaatacaaacaaatcatcattgactgcaaaaaataaaagcagacattaatgcattttttttcctgcaaaatactttgcttttattaaaaatggatcaataaataaatgctaaaCTCTCAAAGACTGCAAAAAGAATGTATTATGAATGTGAAACAGGATTGATCTTTGATGTGGGCTAGTTTTTCCTTCCCATCATTTTGTCTTCTTTAAAAATGACTTCTGAGAGTTTATGATGCATATTATAAATCATATGTATGTTAATGGTTTCTCTTCCTGGTATAATAAAGAACTGAACTAAAACTTGGCAGTGTCTCACAGTTTCTGATTTGGGTCACACTCACTGTTAATCAGCCTACTGTTTGAAAAGGACAGATGGaagcttaaagggtacataaagacctttttattttattgtgttatatattccgatgtgttgctacaactgtttacgtaaggggtgtgtattgttttaattgtttttttttttttttttttttttttttttttttacattttgaccattttttaaaacttttaaattgcattcctgtctcaagatggcttctcatgtacctctcagaactgcatttcccatcatcctcctgctcacatatgtaactgagatggatttaccagtgagcaggaatATGATGgcaaatgtagttctgagaggtctatGCGGGTAcgtgggaagccatcttgaggcagggaatgcaactTAAGTCTaaaaaagtgatcaaaatgtaaaataaataaacaatacacgcaccttaagtaaacagttgtagcaacacatggggatatgtaacacagtaaaataaaaaggtccttatgtaccctttaaaataTGCAATGATTAGGATCCAAATGGTACTAAATGTAGCAAAAATAAAGGGTTGATTCtacattaaaactttttttttgactGAGGCAACAGGGtgtaaacagacatttaacattCCAGTCCAAGTACAATTTCCCCTGAAACAGCATTTGGGTTCTTCATTTCTGGTTTTTATACTCTGACCTTGTGTTAGCCCTCAAAAGCCTTGTCTAATTTCCACTATGACTAAAGAGCGGGTTCtgtaaaaatgtacttatttatttcaaagtatagaacattttaaataaatacataaatgacagctaattaatCAAaattcttacctttcaaatgagccgttgagatcactctaggacttgtagaaacggagaaatgatgtttgaagtggcgagtttCAGTGAAATTGCTGTAAATAGAGCCGAAATGGCAGCTACCATGTATGGGATGCCAagcgtaaaaataaaaaataaaaaagcagggcCGGCGTCTGCACCCAGGCATCCCGAGCAAGCATCCGGGGCCCCGACGCTAGAGGGGagcccacacacatacagaaataaaactcAATTGCAAatgagtaaatgtactatttctgtgccagctatcctactcatGTAGCCTTTAGGGCTAGAAACACTTACCGGTAGTTTTCACTAAACCAAAATTCGTGGAGTGCAGTGaatcttttctcttttcctgcttgcatCCTGTTTCCTTAGTCCGTCCTCCCCAGGTCTTCATAAAGTCGACAGCTATTGGTTGCTCTTGAcataaaattatacaaatgtgccaattaaagacaGACTATAATTGAcacatttactttccaacaatggagactttcatttgacaagtCTGTTGTCGAGCCTCATTCTTATAACGTCTATTATTATCATAACGTCCATTATAAATTATatgattttaaaccatcaaaaataaaacctgcccGAGCCTTcacataaaaagaaacacaaacgtGGATGTCAAAAACGGAaggaaaagattttaaaaaataaataaaaaactgcaataaGTACATCAAATTTTCCATgtacattcaaaatatatatttctgtgaagtatgtgtgttctgctttctgttaattgtgtactaagtaagctacagtaaaaaaaaaaaaaatgtgctaaaataatttagttttattaaatattattttactatttgcacactgtacagtaatgttgaaaatgcagcagcatgatttattttgtgttatgtaaaaagaaagtgcgctacaGGTATTCATTTCATTCAGACAACTCCTGTCCCcagacatgtctggtttagcgagggactacttATTATGAAAACTGTTTTGATAAAGATATTTTTGATTTGCCTGGCACCAGGCCTGAAAAAAAAGcactaatattgtttttttaaattttcccatatttaatgtaaatcatgcattttttttgtaaatttagccAAAAaatccagatttagctaaatacataaatgttaacaaacacattcttaaaagttttgaaatgtgtacatttttttgtcattgtaGGTAGAGGCAGGGAAGCAGAGACTGGCTCTCTGAGTCTAAGAGGGCTCATTtaccttcagatttagctggcaaaataaatatttattttgtgaaaacctagatttattttttcagatttaattgctgaccgataatgtttttcagatgtatctgttaggtaaatgttgaaattgccaagtgtaaaaaaaaaaaaaaaagcacaacaaaatgtatgctaaggCGACAGCACATAAAAAGATAGCGTACCATTGCTCTAGAGGCTCCAAATCTTCAGCAACAAACTCTTGGGTAATTCTGACTCTCTAGCACTAAACAGACTTCAAAATCCATGTGACAAAATGTCCTTTCAACTTGGCTGGTCCTGCCTACTTACCCTCTCTAGATGCTGCAGGTTGGGTTGGAAAGGTCAAATGGTTTGAATAGAATAAGGTAAGTCCAGTCCTAGTCAGGTAATTATCCAGACAAGCTGAAAGCCATGTAAAGGCAGATCTAGAGGAACATTCTAAAAACAGTATGGGAGCAtcagaaccactcagaaagaTTGCAAACAATCaggctgtaaatactgtaaactatTTTGAGAGTCTAGACTCTCTTTCTTCAGTCCTGTGCAGACATAATGAATAATGCTTCAATGCCATTCATGTTTGATTACAGACGATCTTTGGTTGCAAACTAACAGTCAGACATCATATTCAGAATGTggttttaaacagctttaaacaaCTTCATGTTTGCCATTTTAAAAGTActaacttgttacatttacaaatatataattgttCTTCTGAATCTGTTCCCTCATATTCTTGGATTACTGTAGTTGGTTGAGCATTTAGCTACATTACTCTAAAATGTTGGTAGTATTTCAAACCCTAAGCTGACTTCCAACCTCATTATTTCCCATAACAAAAAGAAAGGacagtacaaatgcattgtaaaacattttattgaccACAGATGAACTAATTCTCTTGAAAcacttccccccaccccccaagatAAGGTCGTGGGCCAGTGACAAACTGTTATTTTCCCCAACTACATTAACTTGTACAGAAAATATCATTCTCTGTAAAATGTGAACTCACATAGTGCAAATTTTCTGCCAAACAGCAACGACACTGATTTGAACAATACAAAGTACATGATAAAAATGCACAAGTACTACTTGAGATAACTGatgttatcactttttttttgtttcttttatcccCCACAAACATTAGCGTAATGAAGAAATAGCTGCACATTGTGTTGTCCTGTTCACAGTTAAACATAGTTGTTGTCCCTGAACATGTCTGATGTTAGTGGCATATTTCCTAattcaaaacatacaaaataaaactacagttttTGAAAAGTGCAAATATGGGAATTATTGTACTTGAGGACACTCCTTGCCATTtcttgttcttatccattctaaTGATCTGTTTCAGTCAATTTGCAAAATAATTAGGGAAAACTCCAATGTGGCAAAGACTCGAATGTGCCTACTAGAATTGtagtattccattttttttttttaaatcaaagaatATCAAAAAGTAGCAAAAGACATTAATTTACACCCATGGCTAAAATATCTTTAGATGCACTTTCTGCTCAGAATAGATGGAAGCCCCTATGTGGCACTGAACCAGAATAGAGTCAACTGAGGTTTAATAAGGTATATTCAGTAATTGACTACAAAGGACCTGGATGTATGTGATGTATGTGTAGAACCATTACAGTGAAGGAATGGGCAAATTTACCTtcttaaaatgtatacttatgaTACGTTGTATTGCAAGGGGTTTTCCTATTACCTCTTACTAAGCCTAACATTTTCCCATGAGATGGAAGCTCCGTGGATTCTGAGAAGGCAGTGTGTGTAAAGCGACGGTCCTTCACTACTGCATTATCTATTGTTAGGATTTTTTAGGGCACTGAGAAGTGGAGTCTGTGTTCAGAACCTCGATCATTGTTCTTGTTGTTGGAAACGTTTCTGCTACAGACGGAAGACTTTGGTACCAGTCTggaaggctttttaaaaaaaaaaaaaaataagaaaatcttTTAAGTTTGAGACAGTTTTTGTTAGTAGATGGCAGATATTAATATGCACATACTTCATAAAGTGATAGGCAGCAGTGCTTTGCTCCAGGTATAATTGTTTTAGTTCCCAGAGTAAACATGGGTACaagttcttttaaaataaaaaaggagtaCAGATAACATAAACGTATGTCTGTACATAGGCCTTtatgtgcaagaaaaaaaaaaaaaaattataacatacACCCCACAAAATAGACCGCCGTGACTTCCAACCACAGTATGTACTTGCAAGAATGCATGTGTGACATACGTACGTTTGTAACAGTAGACAGATAATAAATCAAACTACAACAGTAACAGAATTACCTTTTCAGATCCATCCAGCTTTTTGAAATTTTGCCAAAGGCCTCAGGGCTAGATGTTGTCATGGCTTCAAAATCAACcagctgaaaacaaaatgtaagcattttttaaaaacacacatgttCTATGCTAATGCAATTCAAACCAAAGAAGTCAACAAAGATGCCAATTCTATTAGATCATCTGTGTTTTAGTTGCTTGTCCTCTACAACAATCAAACTTGTGAATTCAAACCctctattaaatatttttttttaatggtccatttaaccctttcagggccaagcatttttcagtaggATGCTCCCCTAAGATCAGGTGTTTTTTTGGCTGTATCTGACTCTCTTCCTATGAAAATTCagtaaaaatcatttttttagttGCACCTTACAAATTGTGTCCTGTTTTTCAGAATACTCTgtggaacattataaagtacttcagaaaccatacaaacattttttttttttttttttaaagttaaggaattttttaaaatgtattctgcttagagatacatgtataaaaatgtgttcttcTATAACCCGTgcgaccttacaatacttcctgaaagttttgctGAAAGATAttaatgtttgggcaaattacaagacattgtttcacctgagggATTGCactgacataatacacgtttatactcagggtctttataagcaataatgaacAATACTCTCGAttatctcaaaataaatattttattaataaaacaaagttactcatttcattattatcagtaataaggaaaaaatacatgtagttcatgaaatagtatatgcttatatccacttttcttcatatttataaatgttgtaaaagaTATGTTACATGGAGACGGAATACATGTTCTGATGTAATTGTAAGTCAAATATATCAGCTTTACAGTGTTTTCCCTTTTTCTAATTGCTGaatgtcagtccctcccctatccattgaTGTGTGTTACAAACCTGCACTGCAAAGTAAGGTGGCCCTTTAAGTCTaaaaaagtactttatttatttattttttattttacatgatcatggtcctagaagcccatttcagtatgatcgtgttaacatgatctctgtccttaaagggttaagagaCTAGCTTACCTTTCCTTTGGGTATTCTTCCCATTACCTCCTTCCCACTAGCCATCAATGCACCCATAACCACAGAATAAGCTACCACACTGtcaacagaaaacacaaaggAAACAGTATGTTATTAAAGTAATTGCATCTAAAGCCCAAGATGCT
The Polyodon spathula isolate WHYD16114869_AA chromosome 5, ASM1765450v1, whole genome shotgun sequence DNA segment above includes these coding regions:
- the clec11a gene encoding C-type lectin domain family 11 member A encodes the protein MGERKQERRQRKIKIPRKGRHRLKSSLEEQEMSKGAALLVFLCIFPLFLCETGVEKIGEQSTVDRENKETALGGFHQGEKVAEEMPITEKGQGPGPTEAALATTPLEDTFSYIMSRLADMDSAIHRLNVFQYNLDVKLSQLSDKVIRMDAKVGKIQDETESISRINKENHREIGRLEGCLKGHRVVRKCFLVYRFYETYAGAVEWCRERGGRIAMPKDKRELAALAKHAREFFHPGNWPLWIGVSDRRSEGLYLFEDGIRVTFFQWNKQLLSSQPDGGKRENCVTLTSDDGDWWDTDCERRTYFACEFDG